ATTCATCCACTTACATTATTAAAAATTGATGTTGATCCATCTTTTAACATATCTTTTATTGCTCATTGAGATTGTCATGTTAATTTATTTGCAATTCATCCATATCCAGAAACTTTTGAAGAAATTTCATTTAAAAATTGATTAGCCATTATGTATATTCCAATACTTTTTTTAATAATTGCACCTTCTGGATGATTTGCAACAATTTCATTTAAACCTAAAGACTCAAAAATTTTATCAATATCTTCACTATTTATTAATTGATTAATTTTAACTCCATTTTTTGTTAAATCTTCTGTTTTTAAATTATAAATTGAATTAATTTTTTGTTGATCACTGTATTTTAAAGACATGTCAAGACCACCATTACATGCTACAACAGTAGATGATGTAAAAGCAGTTAAACTTATTGCACCTAAAAATGAACATATTTTTTTCACTTCTTAACATCCCTTTCAAATTTATTTTATTATACTATCAAATTACTCTTTTTTTCTTTTATTAGATTTGGTTTCTCTTTTTTCCAATTGAGCAGCTCGTTTTTTTTCTCTTAATAATTCTCTTCATTCTCTATATCTATCAATTTGTTTTTGGATTCGTCTTCCAATATAACATAATAGCATTCAAATGGTTCAAAATATTATTATTAAAGCAAATACACACCCAACTGCATAATAAAGAATAGCACTTATTCCTGCAACTCTTTCCATAAAATTATTACTAAAAATTCCACCAACAGCTCAAAAAGCTTGAGTTGGAAGAAGTCCTCCTCCACCAAAATAAGTTAAAATACCTGGAATTAAAGTAAAAACTACTGCCAATCCTGAAAAATGAATAAATTTAGTTCAATATAAATATTTTTCTTTTGGTACATCAATATATTTATCACTTAATTTTTCTTGTATATATCAATTTGCAAAAGTAAAATATAATACTGGAATAATAGGAATAATAGGAATATATCCTATTATTGTAGCTGCAAATATAAAACCTTGTGCTGAGTTTGGCTCTGCTCTTGATTCTCCTAATAACGAGTGCAAACCTCTAAATCAGTAATAAAATCCACCATGGATATTTGGAACTGTATAAGAAAAAGTTAACATCAAAAATTGGAAAATCAATAAAGATATAATTATAAAAACCATTCAAAAAATTTTATATAATCTTCTATATGGTTTTAATTTTATTAAAAACTTGTTAAATTTCTTCATATTATTGCTCCATAGTATTATTTTAAAGGAAAATACTACTTATAAATTACTAAAAAATAAAAAAATACTTTATAAATATAAGTTAAATTCAATAGTAAAATTATTAAAGTGAGGTGTTATATGAATGTAATTAAAGTAACTCCAAGAGGTTTTTGTCTTGGAGTTGTAATTTCAATAAAAATGGCAAAAGATACAGTTAAAATGTATCCAGATAAAAAAATATATATGATTGGCCTTTTAGTACACAATAAAATAATAGTTGAAGAACTTGAGCAATTAGGTATTATTGCTATTGATGATTGAAAAAAATCTCGCTTAGATATTATTAAAACAATTCCAAAAGGAAGCGTAGTTATTTTTTCAGCCCATGGAACTGATTTAAAAGTAGTTGAATTAGCAAAACAATTAGGTTTAATTGTTGTTGATACAAAATGTGAATGAGTTTTAGAAACTGAAAATATAATGAAAAAGTACTTAAACCTTGGATTTGATATTATTTTTATTGGAAAACATTTTCATCCAGAAACAATTGCTTTAACTAGTTTAGATGAAAAAAGAACTCATTTAGTTACTAATATTGAAGAAGTTGAAAATTTAGATATTAAGAATAAAGATATTTTTATAACAAATCAAACAACCCTTTCAATTCTTGATACAGATATTATTTACAAAAAAATAAAGGAAAAATATGAAAATGCCATATTTAAAAATGATATATGTGAAGCCACACTTGTTCGTCAACAAGCAGTATTAGATTTAGATCCAGAAAAAGTTGATTTACTTTATGTAGTTGGTGATGAAAGAAGTAATAATACTCTAAAATTAGTAGAACTTTCAACAAATAAAGGAATTAAAACAATTAGAATAAATAGAAAAGAAGAAATCGATTTAAATGATTTAAAAGGAATTCAAAATGTTGCTGTAACAGCTGGGGCTTCTACTTCAAGTATTATTCAAAATCAAACTATTAAATATTTAGAGGAATTAAAAAATGAAACTATTTAGTTTCATTTTTTAATTTATTTATTTAAATTAGAGAATAATAAATGTATTTTTAATATCAAATGCACTTATCTTAACTTCATCTCCAAAAGTTTTCAATAATTTATTTTCTAAATCATCTATAAAATGATTTTCCATATAGTGTCCTAATGTTAACATATCCATTCCATTTTGATCTGCATAAAGTCACTCACTTCATTTTGCTTCTCCAGTTACAAAGAAATTATTTTGTAGTTGGAGATGAATCATAGTTGATGCTCCACTACCAGGAGTTAAATAAATTTTATCAATTTCTTTTTCTAAATTAGAATTTCTAGTTAGTAATGATTGTTGTTTTCCAAAAATAAATTTCATTTTATCAATTGCTTCTTTTAAGCTAACTGATCTTAATAATTTAATTTTGTATCCTTCATTAAATTCACCTACTTTATCAACACTCTTAACATTTAATTGTGTTTCTAAAAGATCAATTATATTTTGTTTTTCACTATTATCATAATTTGTATGAATAGAAAATATTTGAATTTCATTTTCAATGCATAAATCATATATTTCTTTTTTTGCCAGATTTTTCATTTCAATTTCAAAATCTAAAAACAAAAATGGATGTCTACTTATAATAAAATTTGATTTATTTTCAATAGCAAATTGTATAACTTCCTTTGTTACGTCAAGACAAATAACTATATTTTCAATTTCATCTTGACTTTCTAAATTATAAACTTCT
This sequence is a window from Spiroplasma diminutum CUAS-1. Protein-coding genes within it:
- the ispH gene encoding 4-hydroxy-3-methylbut-2-enyl diphosphate reductase; the protein is MNVIKVTPRGFCLGVVISIKMAKDTVKMYPDKKIYMIGLLVHNKIIVEELEQLGIIAIDDWKKSRLDIIKTIPKGSVVIFSAHGTDLKVVELAKQLGLIVVDTKCEWVLETENIMKKYLNLGFDIIFIGKHFHPETIALTSLDEKRTHLVTNIEEVENLDIKNKDIFITNQTTLSILDTDIIYKKIKEKYENAIFKNDICEATLVRQQAVLDLDPEKVDLLYVVGDERSNNTLKLVELSTNKGIKTIRINRKEEIDLNDLKGIQNVAVTAGASTSSIIQNQTIKYLEELKNETI
- a CDS encoding Nif3-like dinuclear metal center hexameric protein is translated as MNKIKANVLINYLNDVFPQKSAAEWDKVGLQLEEVYNLESQDEIENIVICLDVTKEVIQFAIENKSNFIISRHPFLFLDFEIEMKNLAKKEIYDLCIENEIQIFSIHTNYDNSEKQNIIDLLETQLNVKSVDKVGEFNEGYKIKLLRSVSLKEAIDKMKFIFGKQQSLLTRNSNLEKEIDKIYLTPGSGASTMIHLQLQNNFFVTGEAKWSEWLYADQNGMDMLTLGHYMENHFIDDLENKLLKTFGDEVKISAFDIKNTFIIL